TGCCACCCAAAAACATGGTAAAATCTTTTCAGAAACCACATTTCTAGATCAGGGATGAGGGAGGGTTTGAATTGGACTGGTAGGTTCTGCCGGAGACGTTCATTTCAGTCAGACCTGGGAGATGGACGTGGCACTTGGGACATCAAGGCAGGCTAAAGTCGCTGCAAGTTCCCAAGCTGCAAATTAAGAAGAGAGGAGTGCAAGGACACAGGCTGGCATGcatgctttccccccttctcagcCCACACCAATCTACTCTGTCCTTGGCTTGTCATCAGAGGGTGACAGTCCTCACCACCCAGGCTAGCAGCCTGACCTATGCTCAAGCCAGCCCTACAAGGGCATGGGGAGGCAGTTGGTGCTGGGCATGCAGGTTGGTGCAACCCTTTCATCCACGTGGGAGCTATTCAGGGCAGGCAGGGGGCCACAGAGTAAGTGGCCTCGGTGGAGGTGTGTTGGGCACTGTGCTCCTGCAGGAGGCCCAGATCCAGGAAGCGCTCCCCGCACCACATGCACTTGTAGTGCTGCTCCCGGGTGTGGACACCATGGTGCTTGTTGAGGTGCTCGCGCTGTTTGAAGGCCTTCTCGCACGAGGggcacttgtatggcttctccccgGTGTGGACGCGCCGGTGGCGCTGCAGGTCTGAGGCATACTTGAAGCGCTTCTGGCAGTCCGGGCACTTGAGGGGCCGCTCGCGGGCCGGGTCACAGCGGTGCTGGACGaactcagaggaagagaagaagcgcCGCTCGCAGAGGGTGCACCTGAGGGGCTTCTCTGCACAGTGGGAGGTCAGCTGGTGCTTCTGGAGGGCAGAGGCCCGCTTGTAGGCCTTGCTGCAGGCAGCACACTTGAAGGGGCGCTCGGCACTCTGGACGCAGCGGTGGCGCAGCAGCTCCGAGGACTGGCTGAAACCCTTCTGGCAGGCGTTGCACTTGAAGAGGTTCTCAATTCCATGGACATGCTGGTGGTAGAGGAGGTGGGCCGGCTGGACGAAGCCCTTCTCACACAGGGAGCACTTGAAGGGGCCCGACTGCAACTCTGGCTCCCCAGAAGGAGTAGCGGCTGTGGCTGTGGCAGCAGTAGTAGTGGCACCAGACACACCAGCCACACCGCCCACAGCGACCACCGTCTTGTGGGTGCGGCGGTGGCGCATGAGGGCATATTGCTGCTTGAAGCTCATCTGGCAGAGGTCGCACTGGAAGGGTCGCTCAGTGCTGTGGGTGCGCTCGTGCTGGCGGAGGTCAGAGGGCCGGCGGAAGGCCTTGTGGCAGGCCCCACAGCGGAAGGGCCGCTCCCCGCTGGGCGTGCAGGGGTGCTGGAGCAGCTCCGAAGACTCCTTGAAGTGCAGCTCGCAGACATTGCAGCGGAAGAGGTGTGCCTCCCCCGAGTGGGCGTACATGTGGCGCACCAGGTGGGAGCGGTGCTTGAAGGCCTTCTCGCAGACAGTACACTTGTAGGGCCGCTCGGCGCTGTGAGTACGCTTGTGGTGCACCAGGTGGGAGGACTGGCTGAAGCTCTTCTCGCACAAGCTGCACTTGTACGGCTTCTCTCCCGTGTGCACCCGCTCATGTCGCGAGAGCTCAGAGAGGTGTTTGAAGGGCTTCTGGCAGATGGAGCAGCTGTAGGGCTTCTCCACAGGGATCCGGTtcagcgctgctggttgctgaGGTGGGGCAGGCTCCTCAGGGGCAGCGGACACAGCGGTGGCTGCCTTGTAAGTCTTTTCACAGATGGAGCACTTGACAGCTGCACTGCCGTTGTGGACATTGTGGTGCTGGGCCAGGGAGGTGAGCAGGGAGAAGCCCATCTTGCAGACCCCACAGACGAAAGGCTTCTGCTCCACTTGCAGGCACTGGTGCTCCAGGAGGTCTGTGGCCTGGTGGAAGATCTTCAGGCACTGGGTGCACTGGAAGGAGCGGTCGTGGCCCCCCTGCAGGCATTGGTGCTCTTGGGGATTGGAGAGGTGTGCCAAGTCATGCCCACACACGCCGCACTTGGGGGAGGGCTCACCCCCGCTGGCGGAAATGGGAGGATGGTGCTGTAGGCTGCTGGGCTCCGGCTGGAGGAGGATGCCATAGACGGCACAGCCCAAGGGGTTCTCCGCCACGGCGCTCGATGGGATGGGGTGCTCTGGCAGGGTGGCTGTCCCAGCATGGTGAGGGggcggcggctgctgctgtggtggctgctgctgctgccagctcTCTGACATGCTGGGGAAAAGGAACCGGGGTTTCCACAATAAGGGCTTCAGCTTCTCAATTGAGGCAACACGATTAAGAAGATCTGGGCGCCCGGCAATTGAGAATCCCAAGCTCGTGGATTGACAGGGCTGGAGACTCTTTCCTACTGCTGAGAGCAGTGTGCATCAAACAGTGGTGTGCACTAGTAGGAGGAACATCCCGGATGATGCAGAAGGCCGTTCACCTTGTTCCACAATGCCCATCAAGGATCTGTAAGAAAAGGGAGCATTCAGGTGAGACCCACAAACAAAAGTGTGCCCTCCCCCTGCCTCCTGGGAccaactcttcctcctcctccacaggaTCTCCATCATTCTAATGGTTCTCCTTTGTCCCAGATGCTCAAACATCACCATTTATTCCCCCCACAAAAAGTGCGCATCTAATGTGAGACTAAAGCTATGTGAGGTTTTATCACTGTCTTCTCAGTACAATCTACAGCTTACTACCTTAGGAGGAAAAGCTGTGAATAACCGGGTTCTCGCAGACCCAACTCTCCACAGTTCCattatcatggacagatcattatctggtcaggtttagacttattgggactcagaacctctgcaggggtggggcaccgattaggatggtctgccccaggaggctgatggatccagaagGATTTCTAAGGGCTCTTGGAGAGTTTCCTGTCATCTTGGcaggcgattctgttgaagccctagCCAGCCTTTGGAATGGAGAAATGGCCAGAGTGGTggacacaatcgctcctgagcgtccccTCTCAcagagtggagccaaaccagACCCCTGGTTCTCTAGGGATTTGATGTAGCAAATAAGAAGGAGACTAGAGCGATGTTGGCGGAAGACTCGGAGTGAATCTGATCGAATACGGGCTAGAGcctatttgaaagcctactcTATGGCAATgcaggcagcaaagaaattattttttgctaccaGAATTGCATCTACAAGGAGCCGGTCAGCAGAGCTGTTCCAAGTGGTCAAGGCTCTTTTACACGctcaccctcaagtagaaaatgcagaccactcaaaGGCTTGGTGCAAAATTtgctcagcattttgcagataaaatcactcagattcgGTCCGAATTGGATGCTACAGTTAATAAtgtcagtggatgtaaccttagCTCCTGTcggtccagtgttaatggatacttttcaacttgtgcagcctgatgatgtggacagaatccttggaaaggtaagagccaccacatgtgtcttggacccttgtccttcttggcttattaaacaggccagagggggactggctgagtgggtaaaggaggtaatcaatgcctccctacaacaaggcagaattccatcctgcctaaaggaggctgttgtgaggcctctttaaaaaaaagtcatccttggatcccacaataatgaataactattggccagtgtctaacctaccatttctgggcaaggttctggaatgtgtgatggcttcccaactccaggggtttctgaatgaaatggattatctagatctatttcaatctggtttcagaccttgctatggaacagagacagccttgatcgccttggtggatgacctacgcagggaactggacagggggagtgtgtccttgttggttctcctggacctctcagcggcttttgataccatcgatcatggtatccttctagaccgcctctctgggatggggcttggaggtactgttctacagtggctccgttccttcctggaggggtgaactcagaaggtggtactgggggactcctgttcgaccccttggccattgacctgtgggatccctcaaggttctgtgttgtcccctatgctgtttaacatatacatgaaacctctgggagaggttgtccggagttttggggataagtgtcatcaatatgcagatgacactcaactctacgactccttcccacctcaatccaaggaggcagtcctggttctaagccagtgcctgtcttcagtaatggactggatgagggcaaacaagttgaaacttaatccagacaagacagaaatgctcctggtcagtcggaaggcagatcagggaatagggatccagcctgtgttagatggggtcacactccccctgaagacacaggttcgcagtttgggggtaatcttggactcagctttgaacttggaggcccaggtctctgctgtgaccaggagtgctttcgcacatttaaaacttgtgcgccaactgcgcccgttccttgagaagccagatcttgccacggtggtacatgccttggttacatcccgtttggactactgtaatgggctctacataggactgcctttgaaaagtgtttggaaaattcaactggttcaaagagttgctgccaggctgttaacaggcgccgattacagagcccatacaactcccctgttgaaacagcttcattggctaccagttcgttcctgggcacaattcaaggtactggttatatcctacaaagccctacatggctcaggtccacattatttggcagtccgtttctcctggtatgaacctgcccagactctgagatcctctggagaagcccttctctccatcccaacaacTTCACAAACatgtttggtggggacacgagagagggccttctcggtggctgcccctagagactggaactccctgcccagggagataagaacggctccctccttgatggctttccgccGGCAGGtaaagacctacctgttcaaacaggcttttaaggaattactataaggacaagctggaatgttagactagtttaatcattctttttaatgtacgtcatttatttatttatttttaaaatgtttttaattgtactttttgtttgtttgtttttttaatgctgtgaagccgctctgagtcccagccctgggaaaagagcgggatataaataaataaataaacaaacaaacaaacaaacaaacaaacacttctGAAAACACCTTCCACTGGTCACAACTCTTCCACGCAGCCTTCTCTCCCTAGTAGTAATGCATTTGTTATCTGGCCACACCTATACACCCAGGAGCCCAATGAGGAGAACAAGCTATAAATACAGTACCTGGACACTGAGTCACTGGGAGTTGGGCATAGTTCAAATGGCATctcagtgaaaaggggcaaatggTTCTACCAAGTGCTTTAGGAGAGAGGCTCCCAAGTCCACCTTTCCCCTTGATGAGCCGGGGGCTTACCCTTTTAAGCTTGCCGTTGCCCATCTTGTCTTATCTCACACAAAGAGGAAAGCCCATTCACCTCCGCATTCATGATTTTCCTCTTATAAAACTTCTAGTAAAAGGACAGAAAAAGTGTGTGGCAGCAGGGGAGCGGAAGCCCAGAAAGGGTAGGAATGATGCTATTTCAGGTTAGGCACAGGGGTTTATATATAATTtgctcagttgtatgcctttGCTCTTCAGTCGCTTTtccatggggatgatggggaatacaatggcctggacggTTCTGACTTTAGGGCTCAGTTGTATGCCTTTGCTCTTCGgtagcttttccagttctttcatagctgccctccccattcctagccttcttcttgtATGGGACGGACATTGTGAttgtaatatttgtaattttatattgtttttttggtgatgtttcattttattattattttttaattgcaatatgtttttaaaattgttattgtgagccgccgtgggtccctttggggagaaaggcaggatagaaatgaaataaatcaatacattcttattattatttcctgactgcagtctccattctgatcaatgcttgatcccagACAGGGGAATTCTTCAgctatttctcccccccccccccaaataatatgTATTACGTTTTCACATAAACAGATGTGTAATACTCCTATCCCAACATACTTAACAATttgattgagagagcagtcgccttccaactccaagctgtcttggatgaaactgattatctggacccatttcaaactggctttagagcggggttcggagttgagactgccatggtcgccctagtcgatgatctccgtctgggcatcgacgggggaagtgtgaccctgctggtgctcttggacatctcagcggccttcgataccatagaccatggtatccttctggaacgcctgagagagttaggtattggcggcactgcgctccagtggcttcggtcctacctctcgggaagattccagatggtgaggctgggggactgttgctctcgcaaaagagagctgacatctggcgtccctcagggcgtcatcctgtcccccatgctgtttaatatttacatgaagctgctgggagatcatccagagacatggagcacggtgctatcagtacgctgatgacacccagatctatctctccatgtctccgactgatacagtgactaaggaaggcatctctcctctggttgcctgcctagagtcagtaatgggctggatgagggaaaataaactcaagctgaatccagagaaaacagaggtacttgtgataggtaccccagatCCAGACAGAGGaatttgtcatccggtcctggatggggtcacacttcccctataggataaagtttgcagtttgggagtactcctggattcatccttacAGCTTTCatcccaagtggatgcgatggccaggagtgcttggtaccagcttcagctgatatgccaactgcgtccctgtctggaccgaaaggaccttgaaacagtagtacacgcactggtaacctctcacttgtatttctgtaatgcgctctacatggggctacctttgtaccaggtttggaagctacagttagttcaaaatgctgcagccagattagcCACTGGGACCTCAAGAGTGGCCCATATAACCCCATTATTAaaagctcttcactggctgcctattagctcccgggctcaatacaaagtgttggttgttacctataaaaccctatatggcttgggcctgagttacttgagggagcgcctctccctacataatccgccccgcaccctcagaacaacaggcaaaCATTTACTGGAACATCCTAGGGTGCGATTGTCGGTAACTCACCAACGAGCATTTACAGCTATCTCTCCAGCATATTGGAATAGACTCCCTGAAGAGCTCCGTCTCAGTCCTTCCCCAGATGTCTTTAAGAAAGCGTTGAAAACTCATCTGTTCCGCTTGGCATACCCCCCGATCCTTcataggaaaaacaaaacaaaaattacccTCCTATCCCTTAATCCTCCAATGCAAAGTGTATTTAAGACGTTAATTTGTGattgtgtgcttttaaaatgttttttggcctgttacagacagccaaaataaagctgcttcgagtcactttggaggtatggtatttcaatgatacatgcgtcctaagagtccaaaagtcacaccaaagccacgttccagtcctaagctttggtgaagcttccagactcttaggactcatgcatcattgaaataccatacctccaaagtgactcgaagcagctttattttggcagtctgtaacaggccatagaatgttttaaagtaatgctcttttctcctgtttgcatGTTATATTGTAATACGATGTGTGGTACATCTGTACTGGAacttgtaagccgctttgatcttccaggaaaagtggtatagaaataaagattattattattattattattattattattattattattattaatttccaccTTTTCCTCCATCTTTACACCTCCTTTAAGCTTAACTTCAGCACCCAGTTTTCAAGACTCTCTTTGACTTGATTCCTCCTTCCTATTATATCATTTATGCAACATGCCAACtgctatatatattatatacatacatacatacatatatatcccATTTATCTAAAGACACAGAATCAAATTATTTCATTACTGGTATATATACAAATTGTTCTATCATAAAATTTACTCTTTGTTTCTATTATTACCAATTCCAtaacatatacagtatgtgtgtgtgtgtgcgtgtgtgtatatatatatatatgtttttctcttcttcttccattattttccaaaaaataaatgttattttatttttaataaaaccaGTTATTCTAATTGTTCTTAAAGACACTTgagattttttctttttcctccaaatGATGTTGCTTCTATATATGCTACGgaggaaatggacaaactcactTCCTGGTAATCCATGATCcttgtaataataacaataataacaataatagtatgatttatttacatcccgcctttccttgcggaatcaaggcgggttacaaagcGAAGGGACGGAAAATACAAGATGAACCCGGCTACCCAAATACATCACagcaaatataataacaataccACAATTAtacaaggaaaggagggaaatacATATACATTCTGTATTTATGGGACACTTGAAAAGGCGTCGCAGATTGGATGAAcatgttggggttttttggggggtgaagaGAGAATAACTCCCGTGTCCCGCATTCTCACAGGGCCTCCGACCCGTGTCAGCCCAGCCCCACTCCCGTGTCCCTCGAGGGATAGCTCCTTCCTAAAGGGCCCCTCTGGAACAGCCCCGTTTCCTTCGGGGTTTTAAAGCTCAAGTCCCTCCCTGCAGCCGTCTTTTGTCTCGTCCGAAGCCGAGGACCGAGAGCCTTACGTGAGGGAAAGAGGGAGTGTGCGGCCTAGTCGTCTCCTCGGATCCCCGGCCTCGCGTAGCGGCCTCTCCCGGCCCAGAGCAACCTTCCCCGGGCGaagtggaggagaggaggggagaccCCCGAAAGGCAAGCGGGACTTCAGCCGGGACAGAGGCGCCTCggacgaagaggaggaaggggaagaagaggcggaggcggcggcggagatGGAAGAAGGGGCCGCCCTCTGCCGGACCGCGGAGAGAACTACCGGTGCGGACCCAGGAGGGGACTGCGGAGGAGgagactgaggaggaggaagggcctggGCTCTTCCGGCGTCAGAAAAAAGAGACTTCCATCAGGGACCTTTCTTCTTACTCTTTCCGTTTCttttgctggactacaactcccagcatcccccggGGGCTCCACTTTCATAGCTCTACGGCAGGCGCCGGCGACGTCGCTCCCTGTGACGTCAAAGCCGCGCGCGCATCGGCGATGGGCGGGGGTTTGCCCTCTCAGGGCCGGTTCTGCGCATGCGCGGACCGCGATTTGAGGCCTAGTCGGCATCCCGGACCTCGGTGTTTCCTGAATGACCTCGCCGGCCAAGCCATGAGCGGGGCGGCGTTGGTGGGCTACAGCAGCTCGGGGTCGGAAGACGAGGgcggctcctcttcctcgggcggcggcggcggcgctgggACGACTTCTTCCCCTTCGAGGTGGAGCTGTCAGAATGATCTGATCATTATCGATGagggatttttaaattattattattattattaccaatattattactaatattaatTGGTAATAttcttataataataatcatacttTTATAATAATACtcttattataataatataataatatttatgtataatctaataataatataataattttgttttattatattttattataaatattttatataatttaaataataattattattttaaatataattatataatttatataattataagtataattataataataatactcttatTATAAAACTCTTATAATAATGTGATGATAATAATActcttataataatataatatattatgtattataataaattattattattattattgaattttgtattaattttaatgGTGGGAAGGTTCAGGGTCTaacatatttttattgtactttgcaaTTTTATGttatgttgtaatcctgcctcaatccgcagggagaggtgggaaatataaacaaaccatattgttattgttgttgtttttttgttatta
This genomic stretch from Sceloporus undulatus isolate JIND9_A2432 ecotype Alabama chromosome 8, SceUnd_v1.1, whole genome shotgun sequence harbors:
- the ZNF319 gene encoding zinc finger protein 319, producing MSESWQQQQPPQQQPPPPHHAGTATLPEHPIPSSAVAENPLGCAVYGILLQPEPSSLQHHPPISASGGEPSPKCGVCGHDLAHLSNPQEHQCLQGGHDRSFQCTQCLKIFHQATDLLEHQCLQVEQKPFVCGVCKMGFSLLTSLAQHHNVHNGSAAVKCSICEKTYKAATAVSAAPEEPAPPQQPAALNRIPVEKPYSCSICQKPFKHLSELSRHERVHTGEKPYKCSLCEKSFSQSSHLVHHKRTHSAERPYKCTVCEKAFKHRSHLVRHMYAHSGEAHLFRCNVCELHFKESSELLQHPCTPSGERPFRCGACHKAFRRPSDLRQHERTHSTERPFQCDLCQMSFKQQYALMRHRRTHKTVVAVGGVAGVSGATTTAATATAATPSGEPELQSGPFKCSLCEKGFVQPAHLLYHQHVHGIENLFKCNACQKGFSQSSELLRHRCVQSAERPFKCAACSKAYKRASALQKHQLTSHCAEKPLRCTLCERRFFSSSEFVQHRCDPARERPLKCPDCQKRFKYASDLQRHRRVHTGEKPYKCPSCEKAFKQREHLNKHHGVHTREQHYKCMWCGERFLDLGLLQEHSAQHTSTEATYSVAPCLP